DNA sequence from the Prochlorothrix hollandica PCC 9006 = CALU 1027 genome:
AAGTCGGTGTACATAATATGGTTTAAATGTTGCAAAATCCGGGCCGGGGAGTGGCCATTGAGCACCTCCGCCCGCAACATCCCCCGCAGCATGGTCATGATTAGCCCCGCTGGGACTCCCTTACCCATCACATCCCCCACCGCAATGCCCCAACAGTCCGAGGGATTGCCCCCCCGCGATCGGGGAGTGGTTTGGCTATGGCGAATGGGCATGAAATCATAGTAGTCGCCCCCCACCCGGCTAGCCGTGCGACAGGAAGCCGCCAGATCGATGCCCAAAATGGGGGGACAGGTGCGGGGTAGGAGTTGCCGTTGAATTTCTGCCCCAATTTCCAACTCGCGATCGAGGCGTTCCTTTTGGCGCAGTTCAATGGTCAGGGCATCATTCTCGATGGCCACAGCGGTTTGATCCGCCACCAGCCGCACTAACTTTTGCCGGGTTTCCGTCAGGGTATAGCTGGGGTCATAGCTAAAGATATAGAGTCGGCCCCGTTCCTGGTTCTTGCTCAGCACCGCCACCCCAAACACCTGGAGATCCGACACCCCCAATAACTGGGCAATGCGATCGTCCAACACCGCCACCGATCCCCTCCCATTGACCAATTGGGAACCGGAACTGCCGGAAATCTGCTGAATGGCTGTTTCCAAGGTCTGGCGGAGGGTCTGGCTAGTCTGGCTATATTGATCATCGGAGCAGTAAAAACGCTCTAGGCGCACTTGGCCATTGGGCCGCACCAAAATTAACGCCCCCCCGTCTGCCTGGGTGACCCGGCTGGCCATGAGGGGAATCAGTTCCAGAAACTGATTGAGGTTCGTAAAGCTACGCAGGGCAAAGCCGAGGGAACTGAGGAGATCCTGGGTTTTGTCCTGTTCCCGGCTCAGTTGCGCCACTAATTCCTTCAGAATCAACACAGGACTTAGATCCGAGGCAGACAGGTTGCCCGAACCCTGGGCCGGGGCACCGGTGGGGGCACCAGCACCGAGACCGCTGAGGCTGGTGGGGCGTGAGGAGTAGGGCAGGGGCGCAGGAGGCATGAAGTATTACGGTAGACAGCGTCTAGGACCGGGACAGCAGGGGACATCTGAGGGGTGAGGATACTGATTCCGAAACTGCACCGTCACCCGCTGCGCAGTGGGGATAAACCCTGGGGTTTCGGATCGTTCTAGGGGGGAGACACCTGGGGGTAGCCGTCCGTAGGACTCCGTTAGGATGACCCAGGGGGGGTCAGGGGAGGACCAGGGAAGCTGGGTTTAGAACTGGGAAAATTCCCCAATTACGGCTGAAAAATCCAGGTTGTTTTGAGGTCACGGCCTGGGTATCGGGTCTGGGTGGGCTATAGGATGACCGACTTTAACATTCCAGTGTCAGATTGACAACTTTAATTTTTCCGCTTCGCTCGCCTGAGTTGAGGATCTACCGTGGACCCATACCTATACAGGTTCCTGATGTGACGTAAACTCGTGGCTTTAGCTAGCCAAGGGGCTTAAGCCCCTTGTTCCTGACTGATACAGGTTCCTGATGTGACGTAAACTCGTGGCTAAGGTTGGCTAGCCAAGGGGCTTAAGCCCCTTGTTCCTGACTGATACAGGTTCCTGATGTGACGTAAACTCGTGGCTTTAGCTAGCCAAGGGGCTTAAGCCCCTTGTTCCTGACTGATACAGGTTCCTGATGTGACGTAAACTCGTGGCTTTAGCTAGCCAAGGGGCTTAAGCCCCTTGTTCCTGACCGATACAGGTTCCTGAGGTGACGTAAACTCGTGGCTTTAGCTAGCCAAGGGGCTTAAGCCCCTTGTTCCTGACTGATACAGGTTCCTGAGGTGACGTAAACTTGTAACGAGATTTCAAGGGTTTCAGTAGATCTGTCGGTCAACTAGGTTGAGGGGCTTAGGGGGACTACATGCGCTCCAGGACGGAGATGCCCAGGAGGGAGAGGCCCAGCTTGAGGGTGCGGGCGGTGAGATCGGCCAACAGCAGACGGGAGGTGCGTTGGGGTTCCTCCGCTTTGAGGATGGGGCAGCGATCGTAGAATTGATTGAATTTTTGGCTTAGTTCAAACAAATACTGACAGAGGCGATTGGGCAACAGATCCTGGGCCACCGCCTGCACCACGGTTTCCAGTTGCAGCAGATGTTTGGCCAGGGCCAACTCCAAGTCCTCTTCTAGGATCAGCCGCACCGTTGCGCCGGTGTCCTGCCAGTGCTGGAAGTCAACGCCCCCCTTGCGGCTAATGCCCTGGACCCGCACATAGGCATAGAGCATATAGGGGGCGGTGTTGCCCTGGAGGGAGAGCATCTTGTCATAGCTGAAGACATAGTTACTGGTGCGATTCTGGCTGAGATCAGCATATTTGACCGCACTATGGCCTATGGTCTGGCTGTCCTGCAAAATAGTTTGGAAATCACGGGCTTGGCGATCGTGGCTCTGGCTCCAGCGCTGATCCAGGGTTTGGCGCAGGTGTTCTAGGGTTGGCTGGGCCACTGGCGGCACCGTGGCGGGATCCTGGAGCCAACCGGGAACTTGGCGCTGGAGGGCTTCCGTCAGGCTGGTTTGGAGCAGATGGACCTTATCCCCCAGGGGTTGCTCACCGGGCAAGGCTGCGGCGGCAGTCTCCCAGTCGTCGATGCCAAACACCGCCGAGGCCACGTCCGTCCAGTCTTGGGCTTGCACCACGCCATAGAGATCGCTATCGGCCCGTAACCAGGCTTCATCCAACAGATCCCGCAGGCGGATGGTGTCCCCCGATCGGGTCTTCAATTTTTTGCCATCTTCCCCCTGCACCAAACCAAAGGGCACATGGGCCAGTTCCACGGTGTCCGGCACCCAGCCCGCCCGCTGGGCCACCTGGAAGAATTGGGCAAAATGGTTGGATTGGCCCGCATCGGTGATGTAAATCAGGCGCTGGGCGTGGTCCTGGGTGATGCGATAGCGCACAGCGGCTAAATCCGTGGTGGCATAGTTGTAACCGCCATTGGACTTTTGGATAATCAGGGGCTGGGGTTTTCCTTCCCGGTTGCTGAATCCCTCTAAAAAGACACATTGAGCGCCCTCGTCTTCCTCCAACAGACCCCTGGCTTTTAGATCCGTCACCACTGCCTCTAGGAAGGGGTTATAGAAGGATTCTCCCCGCTCGGTGAGGTTGATGTTGAGGCGATCGTAGAGAATCTGGAACTCCCGCCGCGATTGGTTACACAGCAGTTGCCACGCTTGGCGGCTGTCCTCCTCCCCCTGTTGCAGCCGCACCACTGCATCCCTGGCCTGGGCTTGGAACTGGGGATCCCCATCGAAGCGCTGTTTTGCTTTTTTATAGAAGGCCACCAAGTCCCCCAAGTCTAGGGCATCGGCTTGGGTCAGGGCATCGGGGTGGACTTCCCGTAAATAGGTGATTAACATGCCGAATTGGGTGCCCCAGTCCCCCACATGGTTGAGGCGCAGCACCTCATGGCCCAGGAACTCCAGGATTCGGGCGATACTGTCGCCGATGATGGTGGATCGCAGGTGTCCCACGTGCATTTCCTTGGCGATGTTGGGGCTGGAAAAGTCCACCACAACCCGCTGGGGGTGGGCGATGGGGGCAATGCCCAGGCGATCGTCGCCGTAGCGCTGTTGCAGTTCCGTTGCCAGGTAGCGGCTGTGGAGGCGCAGGTTAATAAACCCCGGTCCCGCCAGGGTGGGGGGGTCGCAGAGATCCCCCAGATCCGGGGGCAGGTGGTCCAGAAGTTGGCTGGCGATCGCCCGGGGAGCTTGCTTCAGGGTTTTGGCCAACCCCAGGGCGGCGTTGCATTGATAGTCCCCATGATCCGGGTTCTTGGCGGCAACCACTAGGGGTTCGGCGTTGGTCCAGGAGAGGCCGAAGGCGTGGTGAAGGGCGTGGTTAAAGGCTTGGGTCAGGCGATCGATCGCGGCGGTCATGGGTCATGGCTCCGGGGCAGAATTCCAAGGGTTGTGGGCGCGAAGGTTGTACCCCGTCGGCCACACCAACAAGCCATTGTACCCCTTAGGCGTTGGGATCCCGGAAGGCCGCTAATTCCCCCAGGTGTTGGGTTTGTTGCTGGAATTGCACCACCAGGGAATTGCACACCAGTTCGCACAGGTCAAAAATAAAGGGGTTGGAAATTTGGTAGTAGACACTGACCCCCTGTTGCTCCCGGGAAACCACCCCCGCCTGGGCTAAAACCTTGAGGTGCTTGGACACATTGGCTTGGCCGAGTCCGGTGGCGGCAATGATTTCGGTGACGTTTTTGGAGCCGGATTTGAGGGCACAAATAATTTGCAGCCGACTACCTTCCGACAGAACCTTGAAAAAGTCGGCCACCAGCTTGAGGGTTTGGGGCGACAGGTGGATCGCGCTGGCGGCAGGGCCGATGGGGGTGGGGTCGATCGTAGCGCTAGCATTGGAGGGGGCGGAGACGGATCGTTTGGCAGGCATAGGGCAACGGGGATGGGGTAGCAGGTGCCATTCACAAGGGAACGGAAACAAGGGAACGGAAATAAGGGAGCAGAAATAAGGGAGCAGAAATAAGGCCAGACTCAATACCGACTCAGGCCAGATTCAATACAGATTCGGGCCAAACTCAGTAGCGAGTGATGATCACTTATTCTAGCATCTTCGTTATATAACTACAGGGTCTGAGAGTTATACTCTCTCCAGATTGACCGATAGGGCTAGTTGACTGGCCAATAAATCTGCCTTAGGCGGGGAACCCCGCTCCTGCCCGGTTTCGATCGCTGATCCTGCCAGTGGTGTGGGGTTCTGGGCAGTTGTATCAGTCATTTTCAATCAGTCATTTTCAAAGGGTTTCAGCTATTTCAGGCTGAAACGATCAATCTTCGTTAAATGCCTGGTACGGTTACGTTCGTAATAACGACTTCAGTCGTTCCCCTCCGGGAAGCTATGGACCAGAGCGACTGAAGTCGCTACTACAAACCTGAGCGACTGAAGTCGCTACTACAAACCAGGGCGACTGAAGTCGCTAGTACAAACCAGAGCCTGGGACGGTTACCCTACAGCAGTACAGGGTAGATCTTCCAGGAGAGGAGAGCAGCAAGGGGCAAAAACACAGCAAAGGGCACACCATGGCGTGCCCTTCGGGGGTTATCGGCAATCTATTGGCAAATGAATCGTGAAACTTAAGCTATATCCTTCATCATTAACCCGGAATTAACCCGGAGAAAGCTGTACCATCAGGGCGCGACGATCGAAGGATTGGACTTTACCCGAAGCGCTGAGATCCTCAACAACCCGCTCTAGGAGTTGGGTGGCGCGATCGCGGTGGTGGTGTTCTCGGCCCCGCAGACGCACTTGGAAGCGCACCATATTGCCTTTACCCAGCCATTCTGTGGCGCGAACGATGCGAATATCATAGTCAGCTTCCCCCACATTGGGGCGCAACTTGACATCCTTAACGCTGGGTTTGCTGGTGTTCTGTCGTTGCCGTTTCTTCTGCTGATACTGGTGTTTCCCGAAGTCCATGATGCGGGCAACTGGTTCGTCTTTGCCTTCCGAGACAATCACCAGATCCAGGTTGGCCGCTTGGGCCATCACGAGGGCATCGCGGGTATCGATGACCCCATGGTTGTTGTTTTCGTGGTCGATCAACAGCACTGTTGGTGCTTTGATGCGTTGGTTGATGGGTTGGCGCTGTTTAACGATAACCGGAGCCTCCAAACACTAAAGGTTAGTGGGTTAAGGATAACCTATGGTTTCCCCATTCGCCTAGGGCCGTTACATCAGGGCCGGGGGCGGCGAAGATCCGTGAACCTACTGGACCCTCAGGCTGGCAGGACTTACGGTCTACTAGTTCATACGCTCTATTGTACGGTCTTCCTCCCCCCTGGGAGAGCCGACTTGTAGTCGGCTTTAGGTCGAGTGCAACTCGACAATCCCAGGCGATCGCCCAGGGAGAGCTGCCTTGTAGTCGGCTTCGGGTCGAGTGCAATTCCCCCTGGGAGAGCCGACTTGTAGTCGGCTTTAGGTCGAGTGCAACTCGACAATCCCAGGCGATCGCCCTGGGAGAGCCGACTTGTAGTCGGCGGCGGGTCGAGTGCAACTCGACAATCCCAGGCGATCGACTAGGGGGTTTGTTGCCACCGTTGCACCAAGCTGTTGAGGGTGGGACGATCGATCCCCGGAGCCAACGAACCCGACAACTGAGTTTGGGCACCGGGGATCGTCTCGGCCCAGGGACTGCGGGGCACCGTCGTCAGATCCAGCGCCGGATCCAGGGGGCGAAACCCATAGGCCACAAACACCGCCTGCTGCTCCGGTTCCCCCAAAAACCTGAGAAACGCCTGGGCCGATCGCCGTTGTCCGCCACTGACCTGGGGCCGCAGAACGGCAGCCGTGGCCACCGTTTCCACACTGGGATCCAGGTAATAGATTTGGTAGGGTCGGCCTTGGCTGGTGCTGGCTTGGCTCCAGCGGTGGAGGGCAATGCTTTCATAGACCAGGGCCAGGTCCGCATCATTGGGTCCCTGGGCAATAAACTCCTGGAGCAGAATATCCGTCGATCGAGCGGGTTGGTAGATCGATCGCTTCACCAACTGAAACAGGCTTTGGGCTTGGGGAGTTTGGAGACTGGCAGGGCTGAGGGAACCCGATCCCAGGTCATGGTCTAGCCACAGCCCTAGGGC
Encoded proteins:
- the argS gene encoding arginine--tRNA ligase; protein product: MTAAIDRLTQAFNHALHHAFGLSWTNAEPLVVAAKNPDHGDYQCNAALGLAKTLKQAPRAIASQLLDHLPPDLGDLCDPPTLAGPGFINLRLHSRYLATELQQRYGDDRLGIAPIAHPQRVVVDFSSPNIAKEMHVGHLRSTIIGDSIARILEFLGHEVLRLNHVGDWGTQFGMLITYLREVHPDALTQADALDLGDLVAFYKKAKQRFDGDPQFQAQARDAVVRLQQGEEDSRQAWQLLCNQSRREFQILYDRLNINLTERGESFYNPFLEAVVTDLKARGLLEEDEGAQCVFLEGFSNREGKPQPLIIQKSNGGYNYATTDLAAVRYRITQDHAQRLIYITDAGQSNHFAQFFQVAQRAGWVPDTVELAHVPFGLVQGEDGKKLKTRSGDTIRLRDLLDEAWLRADSDLYGVVQAQDWTDVASAVFGIDDWETAAAALPGEQPLGDKVHLLQTSLTEALQRQVPGWLQDPATVPPVAQPTLEHLRQTLDQRWSQSHDRQARDFQTILQDSQTIGHSAVKYADLSQNRTSNYVFSYDKMLSLQGNTAPYMLYAYVRVQGISRKGGVDFQHWQDTGATVRLILEEDLELALAKHLLQLETVVQAVAQDLLPNRLCQYLFELSQKFNQFYDRCPILKAEEPQRTSRLLLADLTARTLKLGLSLLGISVLERM
- the infC gene encoding translation initiation factor IF-3, whose protein sequence is MEAPVIVKQRQPINQRIKAPTVLLIDHENNNHGVIDTRDALVMAQAANLDLVIVSEGKDEPVARIMDFGKHQYQQKKRQRQNTSKPSVKDVKLRPNVGEADYDIRIVRATEWLGKGNMVRFQVRLRGREHHHRDRATQLLERVVEDLSASGKVQSFDRRALMVQLSPG
- a CDS encoding PP2C family protein-serine/threonine phosphatase, giving the protein MPPAPLPYSSRPTSLSGLGAGAPTGAPAQGSGNLSASDLSPVLILKELVAQLSREQDKTQDLLSSLGFALRSFTNLNQFLELIPLMASRVTQADGGALILVRPNGQVRLERFYCSDDQYSQTSQTLRQTLETAIQQISGSSGSQLVNGRGSVAVLDDRIAQLLGVSDLQVFGVAVLSKNQERGRLYIFSYDPSYTLTETRQKLVRLVADQTAVAIENDALTIELRQKERLDRELEIGAEIQRQLLPRTCPPILGIDLAASCRTASRVGGDYYDFMPIRHSQTTPRSRGGNPSDCWGIAVGDVMGKGVPAGLIMTMLRGMLRAEVLNGHSPARILQHLNHIMYTDLENSNRFVTLFYSEYDPHTRLLSYSNAAHNPPLLWQKTTGSVHRLDTMGMLIGLDAHSQYEDAKVQLHPGDMVIYYTDGFTDAPGARGDRYDEEQLIRAFKTACDRYFTPWDVLDFLFDQIEQFMGPGKANDDDMTLVVLRVKDGET
- a CDS encoding substrate-binding domain-containing protein; translation: MKPLRWGSSCALTIAALVLAYAPLPGLQQTLVVVSGSELQEPLEELERRFEEQNPAIRLDLKIQGSQDMVTNYLAGKNDFTATLLIPASGDLLGELEEGWQAQNPQRGDLFVDPPQPIAKTVLVAVAWPDRAAALFPQGQFQWSRLTEVLQTGRWEAVGGDPAWGSFNLVMTDPSRSNSGQLALGLWLDHDLGSGSLSPASLQTPQAQSLFQLVKRSIYQPARSTDILLQEFIAQGPNDADLALVYESIALHRWSQASTSQGRPYQIYYLDPSVETVATAAVLRPQVSGGQRRSAQAFLRFLGEPEQQAVFVAYGFRPLDPALDLTTVPRSPWAETIPGAQTQLSGSLAPGIDRPTLNSLVQRWQQTP
- a CDS encoding ArsR/SmtB family transcription factor, with the protein product MPAKRSVSAPSNASATIDPTPIGPAASAIHLSPQTLKLVADFFKVLSEGSRLQIICALKSGSKNVTEIIAATGLGQANVSKHLKVLAQAGVVSREQQGVSVYYQISNPFIFDLCELVCNSLVVQFQQQTQHLGELAAFRDPNA